The following coding sequences are from one Pseudomonas mendocina window:
- a CDS encoding glutathione S-transferase family protein — translation MHELILHHYPTSPFAEKARLLLGFKQLSWRSVMIPPVMPKPDLTALTGGYRKTPVLQIGADIYCDTALIARRLEAEKSTPSLFPEGQGFNAATLAQWADSVLFQHAVSLVFAPESMAVRFAKVPPEFAKAFAADRAALFSGGTASRLPLEQARHQWPVLMERLQQQLQQGGGDFLFGEPSIADFAVAHPLWFLRATPVTAPLVDDYPDVAAWLARVLGFGHGALSEMSSEQAIATARDAQPAALPDEAFSEPNGFSAGQRVAIAAIDYGVDPVEGELVFAGREELILRREDERAGVVHVHFPRLGFRIEAR, via the coding sequence ATGCACGAGCTGATCCTTCATCACTATCCGACCTCGCCGTTTGCCGAGAAGGCCCGCCTGCTGCTGGGCTTCAAGCAACTGTCCTGGCGCTCGGTGATGATTCCGCCGGTGATGCCCAAACCCGACCTGACCGCGTTGACTGGCGGTTACCGTAAAACCCCGGTGCTGCAGATCGGCGCTGACATCTACTGCGATACAGCACTGATCGCCCGTCGTCTGGAAGCGGAGAAGAGCACGCCGTCACTGTTCCCGGAAGGGCAGGGTTTCAATGCCGCCACACTCGCGCAGTGGGCTGACTCGGTGCTGTTCCAGCATGCGGTATCGCTGGTGTTCGCCCCCGAGTCCATGGCTGTGCGCTTCGCCAAGGTGCCGCCGGAATTCGCCAAGGCTTTCGCCGCCGATCGTGCAGCGCTGTTCTCGGGTGGCACGGCCAGCCGTTTGCCGCTGGAGCAGGCGCGCCACCAATGGCCGGTGCTGATGGAGCGTTTGCAGCAGCAACTGCAGCAGGGCGGGGGGGATTTTCTGTTTGGCGAGCCCTCGATTGCCGACTTCGCCGTTGCCCATCCGCTGTGGTTCCTGCGTGCTACGCCGGTCACCGCGCCGCTGGTCGACGATTATCCGGACGTGGCGGCCTGGTTGGCGCGGGTACTGGGTTTCGGCCATGGTGCGCTCAGCGAGATGAGCAGTGAGCAGGCCATCGCTACTGCCCGCGACGCTCAGCCGGCAGCCTTGCCGGACGAGGCGTTCAGCGAGCCCAACGGTTTCAGCGCTGGTCAGCGCGTGGCCATTGCAGCCATCGACTATGGCGTCGATCCGGTCGAGGGCGAATTGGTATTCGCCGGGCGCGAAGAGTTGATCCTGCGGCGTGAGGACGAGCGTGCCGGCGTGGTGCACGTGCATTTCCCTCGCCTGGGCTTTCGCATCGAGGCGCGTTGA
- a CDS encoding GIY-YIG nuclease family protein, with amino-acid sequence MTAALDKPWFVYLVRTANGALYCGISDDPQRRFAQHQSGKGARFFHTSPALALAYVEACAGKGDALRRERAIKRLSKTAKEALILAVDGDSSA; translated from the coding sequence ATGACGGCAGCACTCGACAAGCCCTGGTTCGTCTATCTGGTGCGCACCGCCAATGGTGCGCTGTATTGCGGCATCAGCGATGACCCGCAGCGGCGTTTCGCGCAGCACCAGAGTGGCAAGGGCGCACGTTTCTTTCACACCAGTCCAGCGCTTGCATTGGCCTATGTCGAGGCCTGTGCCGGCAAGGGCGATGCCCTGCGTCGTGAGCGTGCGATCAAACGCCTGAGTAAAACCGCCAAAGAAGCGCTCATTCTGGCCGTTGATGGCGATTCATCAGCCTGA
- the pcsA gene encoding phosphatidylcholine synthase, with translation MTELIVAVKQAKAWGVHAVTASGVILALLALLAVLDGQPKQCLMWLGLALLVDGLDGSLARRYDVKGVLPHFDGSTLDLVIDYLTYVFIPAIFLYRFIPLPEYTPLFAVGLILVSSLFCFCNLNMKSKDNYFVGFPAAWNVVVLYFYILDIHPWVTLAMIVLLAGLTLTKMKFLHPFRVRQFMPLNILVTFVWMLSSALLILQYPVSQPWLLALWWLASAYFVGMCLWRSAREWFPARG, from the coding sequence GTGACCGAACTGATCGTAGCCGTAAAACAGGCCAAGGCCTGGGGGGTGCATGCCGTCACTGCCAGTGGGGTGATCCTTGCCCTGCTGGCGCTGCTCGCCGTGCTCGACGGCCAGCCCAAGCAATGCCTGATGTGGTTGGGGCTGGCGCTGCTGGTCGACGGTCTGGATGGCTCTCTGGCGCGACGTTACGACGTCAAGGGTGTGCTACCGCATTTCGACGGCTCGACCCTGGATCTGGTCATCGACTACCTCACCTATGTGTTCATCCCGGCGATCTTCCTTTACCGCTTCATTCCGTTGCCCGAATACACCCCGCTGTTCGCCGTCGGCCTGATTCTGGTGTCGTCGCTGTTCTGCTTCTGCAACCTGAACATGAAGAGCAAGGACAACTACTTCGTTGGCTTCCCGGCGGCCTGGAACGTGGTGGTGCTGTATTTCTACATCCTTGACATCCATCCCTGGGTGACGCTGGCGATGATCGTGCTGCTGGCGGGCCTGACCCTGACGAAGATGAAATTCCTGCACCCGTTCCGCGTGCGTCAGTTCATGCCGCTGAACATTCTGGTGACCTTCGTCTGGATGCTCAGCAGCGCCCTGCTGATCCTGCAGTACCCCGTTAGTCAGCCTTGGCTGCTGGCGCTCTGGTGGCTGGCTTCGGCCTATTTCGTCGGTATGTGCCTGTGGCGCTCGGCGCGTGAGTGGTTCCCGGCGCGCGGATGA
- a CDS encoding nuclear transport factor 2 family protein: protein MSHPNAELIQRFYSAFQKLDAEAMAACYAADVRFSDPVFVGLQGAEAGDMWRMLCSRAEDFSLTFDSVHADDHAGSARWVATYRFSATGRQVVNHIHARFVFRDGLIVEHRDHFDLWRWSRQALGAKGLLLGWAPPVQAAIRRQAARGLAQFRTAR, encoded by the coding sequence ATGAGCCACCCCAATGCCGAGCTGATCCAGCGCTTCTACAGCGCTTTCCAGAAGCTCGACGCCGAGGCCATGGCCGCCTGTTATGCGGCGGATGTGCGTTTCTCCGACCCGGTTTTCGTCGGTCTGCAGGGCGCGGAGGCAGGGGACATGTGGCGCATGCTGTGCAGCCGTGCCGAGGACTTCTCGCTGACCTTCGACTCGGTGCATGCCGATGACCATGCCGGTAGCGCCCGCTGGGTCGCCACCTACCGTTTCAGCGCCACGGGGCGGCAGGTGGTCAACCATATCCATGCGCGCTTCGTCTTCCGTGACGGCTTGATCGTCGAGCATCGTGATCATTTCGATCTGTGGCGTTGGAGTCGCCAGGCGCTAGGAGCCAAAGGGCTGTTGCTGGGCTGGGCTCCACCGGTTCAGGCTGCCATTCGTCGGCAAGCGGCCCGTGGCTTGGCCCAGTTTCGGACGGCGCGCTAA